Proteins encoded by one window of Girardinichthys multiradiatus isolate DD_20200921_A chromosome 14, DD_fGirMul_XY1, whole genome shotgun sequence:
- the LOC124880598 gene encoding Fc receptor-like protein 1 — protein MRGASLRRLFFLIFLLCLTTVKVLPAGLTVSPSRSQFFEGDSVSLSCEEDNISAGWTVRRNTTRGTQCGDGWGKPAGSSCTISNLFIEDTGVYWCESREGAASSSIQLTVSGGSVILQSPVLPVMEGDDVTLSCQTKTSSNLPAAFIKDGSLIRTEPAGHMTLHHVTSSDEGLYKCNIRGHGESPSSWISVSEKSSTSSPTTTPSPTSASPPSSQFLPYGLLSLTGVVVVVLLLVLLVKHQVNRKSRGNQEVGEESIIYSDVKISQHEQRRNKPNKELPAEPEVIYSSLR, from the exons ATGAGAGGCGCATCTCTACGACGTCTGTTCT ttCTGATCTTCTTGCTGTGCTTAACAACAGTTAAAG TCCTCCCAGCTGGTCTGACTGTGAGTCCCAGCAGATCTCAGTTCTTTGAAGGAGACTCTGTGTCTCTGAGCTGTGAGGAGGACAACATCTCTGCTGGATGGACTGTGAGGAGAAACACAACCAGAGGAACTCAGTGTGGAGATGGATGGGGGAAACCAGCTGGTTCTTCCTGTACCATCAGCAACCTCTTCATAGAGGATACTGGAGTGTACTGGTGTGAGTCcagagagggagcagccagcagcagcatccagctcactgtctctg gtggatcagtgatcctGCAGAGTCCTGTCCTCCCTGTGATGGAGGGAGATGACGTCACTCTGAGCTGTCAAACAAAGACTTCCTCCAACCTCCcagctgctttcattaaagatggCTCCCTCATCAGGACTGAGCCTgcaggtcacatgaccctcCACCATGTGACCAGCTCTGATGAAGGTCTCTACAAGTGTAACATCAGGGGTCATGGAGAGTCTCCATCCAGCTGGATCTCTGTCTCAG agAAATCCTCCACATCGTCTCCAACAACCACTCCTTCTCCTACATCAGCCTCTCCACCCTCTTCCCAGTTTCTTCCCTATGGGCTCCTGTCTCTAACTGGTGTCGTTGTTGTGGTTTTACTGCTGGTTCTACTGGTGAAACATCAGGTTAACAGGAAATCTAGAG GTAATCAGGAAGTTGGAGAGGAAAGTATCATTTACAGCGATGTTAAAATATCCCAGCATGAACAACGGagaaacaaaccaaacaaag aacttccagcagaaccagaagtGATCTATTCTTCACTGAGGTAG